In the genome of Bacteroidales bacterium, the window AAAGCAAATACAGGGATGGCGCAGGGCGAAAAAAGAAGCATTAATAAACGGAGAATATGATAAGCTACCTGAGTTGGCAAAAGCTTATGGCACAAGACTGCCTTCGACGAGGCTGCCTTCCACGATCTCAGGCAGCGGGTTTGGTGATGGGGAGAAGCTGCTTTCGACAAGCTCAGGCAGCGGGTTTGGTGGTGGAGAGTCAGTTACAGGCAGCGCCCGGTGGTTGAGCCTGTCGAAACCACAGTTAACAAGTGATAAAACCACCAGTATAATAGATACCCTGGGAAATACTAATCTTTTAACGATTCCCAAAACCGCCTTCCTCTGCAGTCGCAACATTTCGGCATCGGCGGTGCTGAAATGCTACGACTGGGCTATCGCGCAGCGTGAAGCGGGCAACTGCGTCATCAGCGGTTTTCACAGCCAGATTGAAAAAGATGTGCTGCACTATTTGCTCAAAGGCAGTCAGCCGATTATCGTGGCGATGGCCAGAGGGTTGAAAAAGATCATAGAACCGGAATTCCTACAACCACTTCAGGAAAACAGGCTACTGATCATCACTCCATTCGATACCAATACCCGCCGGATATCTCAACGCACAGCAGAAATCCGCAACCAACTGATGATCCAACTGGCCGACACCATTGCTGTTGGCCACATCAGCCCTGGAGGCAACCTGGAAAAACTCCTTCAAACCACCAATAAGGAAATTGTTAGGATTGGTTGAATTAAATCCAATT includes:
- a CDS encoding DNA-binding protein, which encodes MDTLGNTNLLTIPKTAFLCSRNISASAVLKCYDWAIAQREAGNCVISGFHSQIEKDVLHYLLKGSQPIIVAMARGLKKIIEPEFLQPLQENRLLIITPFDTNTRRISQRTAEIRNQLMIQLADTIAVGHISPGGNLEKLLQTTNKEIVRIG